In Chloroflexota bacterium, the genomic window ACACCCGCATAACCCCTATTACCTCCCCTCTTAGTAGCACTGGAACGCTAAGAATGGACGCAATCCCTTCCTCCCTAGCCTGTTTCCGATACTGAATCCTGTCATCCTCTGTGGCATTCAACACAGCTACTGGCCGACCTTCTAGCGCTTCAGCAATGCTCTTATCAGCAGATACTGGGCCTTTTCGGACATACCGGTCGCTCAATCCGTAAGCTGCGGTATGAAGCAACAGGCTCTTGTCTGGAGTGAGCAACATGAGTGCACATCCCTTAGCACCTAAAGCTTCAGCCAAGTTATGAAGAATGCTATGCAGTACATCTTCGGGGGTCCTGACCGAGTTTACTGCGGCTGCTACGTCGTAGAGGCTGTGGTAGTACCTCTGCTCTCGCTCGTCCATCATCCCACCTCCCATTACAGAGTCTATATTTCTATTATCTGCCGAAACCCACTGCATGTCAAGGTAGACCAGCAGGTCTTTATATCTGGTATAATACAAGGGTAAGAGAATCTTCTTTATTCTAGAGACTGCGCGATAAACATGAGCAATAGAGATTCAGGACCTGGGTTCGCAATCGGGCTTATCTTAGGCGTAGCCGTTGGTGTAGCTCTCGGGCTTCTTTTCACACCTCGAGCTGGAAAGGAAACAAGGGAACTGTTAAAGGACAAAGCAACCGACGTCTCCGAAAAGGCAAGGGAACTCACTGCTGACCGGGAAAAAGTGTACAAGGAAACCTGGAAGAAGCGTAGAGGGCAACCTAAAGTAAGCGATGCCTACTTCGAATAATGGCTTCAAGATTGAGTCCACCTAAAAGTTATTCCAACACAGTTATCTAGCTACCCGAGTCAAACTCTTCAAGATATTTGCAAACCTTTATCAAACGCTGATCTTTTGCTTCAATCCAGACATCTGACCACCAAACCCACAACCTTTGTTGCATGACCCAGATAACAATGGTAGAATTCCCGTGCAGCTAGTACGTAGATTTCTGGCCGAAGTGGCGGAATGGTAGACGCGGCAGTCTCAAAAACTGTTGAGGGGCAACTCTCGTGTCGGTTCGAATCCGACCTTCGGCACCAGGCTTATAAATGCCGAGTTGTGTAGTGGTAGCACAGGGGACTTTGGATCCCTTAGCCCAGGTTCGAATCCTGGCTCGGCAGCCAGCAAACCAGCACAAACTTCAGAACAAAACCACCAATAGAGAGCCAACAACAAATCAAGCGGAGGGCAAAAATGGAAAACGTCTTGGTCGTAGGTGCCGGTTTTATGGGCGCAGGCATTGGACAAGTGTGCGCTCAAGCAGGCTACCGGGTTCACCTGATGGACAATAAGGCTACAGCCCTGGACAAAGCAATGGGCGAGATCAAATGGTCATTGGACAAACTTGGAAGCAAGGGGCTACTCAAAGACCATCCTCAAAAAATCTTCGAACGCATATCGCCTGAGCAAGACCTGAGCAGCGCCACTAAGGCAACATGGATAATTGAAGCAGCACTGGAAATAGAAAACCTCAAAAAGCAGCTTTTTCAAGAGCTCGACCGATTGACTTCTTCGGAAACTCCGCTAGCCACCAACACCTCCACCATCCCCATTACCCGACTTGCCCGTGCAACACAGCACCCAGAAAGAGTACTCGGCCTCCACTTTTTCGGGCCTGTCCCTCTCATGGGCTTGGTCGAGGTAATCAAAGGGGAAAAGACCTCTCCTGCAGTATTCGAGCGAGGTGTGGCTTTTGTCAAGTCTCTAGGCAAGACCCCAGTCCGCGTACAAAAAGACATACCCAGCTTTGTAATGAACCGTATCTTCTCCGCCGCCTTTCGGGAAGCTGTAGACCTGGTGGCTGAAGGTATAACAACTCCAGAAGATGTGGATGTAGGTATGCGACTGGGTTACGGCTGGAATGCCGGCCCCTTCGAAATCGCCGACAACGCTGGCCTAGATACTTATGCCCTTATAGGACAAACCATGAAAGCCCTGGGGGAGGAAAACTTGATGCCCCGCTCCGACCTGATAGAGCGGATGGTAAAAGAGGGTCGCCTAGGCCGAAAAGCAGGGAAAGGGTTTTACCGCTATACGCCAGAGGGCAAACGCCTGCCATGGGAGAACAAAGGCAAAAGCAGTGCCTAAAGAAAATGTCAATAAACTGCCGTTCGAAAAAGAGCTGGAAGATCTAAGGCAACGAAGACATCAGGCCCTTCAGATGGGTGGACCTGATAAGGTTCAGCGCCAGCATCAGCAAGGGAAACTCACTGCTCGCGAGCGTATCGAGCTACTTTTGGACCCCGGCACCTTCCACGAATACGGCCTACTAGCAACCCATCAGAGCCACCGCGCCGAGATGGCTGACAGAATAACACCAGCAGATGGCGTCATCACAGGATTTGGTCGCATAGATGGGCGAAGGGCTGGCGTCATCGCCGAAGATTTCACCGTTCTAGGCGGGTCGGTGG contains:
- a CDS encoding GAF domain-containing protein yields the protein MYYTRYKDLLVYLDMQWVSADNRNIDSVMGGGMMDEREQRYYHSLYDVAAAVNSVRTPEDVLHSILHNLAEALGAKGCALMLLTPDKSLLLHTAAYGLSDRYVRKGPVSADKSIAEALEGRPVAVLNATEDDRIQYRKQAREEGIASILSVPVLLRGEVIGVMRVYTAEPRHFTDADMYFVGAVANLGAIALENARLYDSAKKDYEGLRLDLAEWRAALGYEWMAEESVLPLQE
- a CDS encoding YtxH domain-containing protein translates to MSNRDSGPGFAIGLILGVAVGVALGLLFTPRAGKETRELLKDKATDVSEKARELTADREKVYKETWKKRRGQPKVSDAYFE
- a CDS encoding 3-hydroxyacyl-CoA dehydrogenase family protein, whose protein sequence is MENVLVVGAGFMGAGIGQVCAQAGYRVHLMDNKATALDKAMGEIKWSLDKLGSKGLLKDHPQKIFERISPEQDLSSATKATWIIEAALEIENLKKQLFQELDRLTSSETPLATNTSTIPITRLARATQHPERVLGLHFFGPVPLMGLVEVIKGEKTSPAVFERGVAFVKSLGKTPVRVQKDIPSFVMNRIFSAAFREAVDLVAEGITTPEDVDVGMRLGYGWNAGPFEIADNAGLDTYALIGQTMKALGEENLMPRSDLIERMVKEGRLGRKAGKGFYRYTPEGKRLPWENKGKSSA